One segment of Desulfonauticus submarinus DNA contains the following:
- a CDS encoding cytochrome c maturation protein CcmE yields MKKNYILAFILILGAIFYLAFSTLSENKVYFVTVSEALNMGLDKLNQARLFGIVGKKGLKRSHGGLETFFYLLDKTDKHKSIPIFYKGALSDTFKPGVEVIVEGRMKPEYFQASLIITKCPSKYKNK; encoded by the coding sequence ATGAAAAAGAATTATATTTTGGCATTTATTCTTATTTTAGGGGCTATTTTTTATTTGGCATTTTCCACCCTTAGTGAGAATAAGGTATACTTTGTTACTGTGTCAGAAGCCTTGAATATGGGATTAGATAAGTTAAACCAGGCAAGATTGTTTGGAATCGTAGGAAAAAAAGGACTAAAAAGATCTCATGGTGGTTTAGAAACTTTTTTTTATCTTTTGGATAAAACAGATAAACATAAATCTATTCCAATTTTTTATAAAGGAGCACTTTCAGATACTTTTAAACCTGGAGTTGAAGTTATTGTAGAAGGAAGAATGAAGCCAGAATATTTTCAGGCGTCTCTTATTATTACAAAATGTCCTTCTAAATACAAAAATAAATAG
- a CDS encoding hemolysin family protein — protein sequence MTKLGLAFFLAVVISALCSIAEAALYSVSWGSIERLKEKSPKLGKLLENLRSNIEQPITAILTLNTIANTAGAAIAGAAASEVFGEQSVFFFSLIFTITILIFSEIIPKTIGVVYNDKIVPLITYPLYGIIIVLKPLIRLFQALVFFIEKRKGKYTATEEDVLAVLSLGRRSGIIKPYEEESIQNILMLDKKTVKDIMTPRTVMFCLPAHITVKEALEKKKILPHSRIPVYENDIEDIVGIVLRRDLLSTLAEDKHNLTLVEIMKPVQFVPESLTLDRLLVRLLETRMHLFIVLDEYGGVAGLVTLEDVLEEILGKEIIDETDEVVDMRQLARERRKKIISKEIK from the coding sequence GAGCGTTTAAAAGAAAAGAGCCCGAAGTTGGGCAAGTTGTTAGAAAACTTGCGTTCTAATATAGAGCAACCTATTACTGCTATTCTTACTTTAAATACCATAGCTAATACTGCAGGCGCTGCTATTGCCGGTGCTGCAGCTTCAGAGGTATTTGGAGAACAAAGTGTTTTCTTTTTTTCTTTGATTTTTACCATAACGATCTTAATTTTCTCAGAAATTATCCCCAAGACGATTGGAGTAGTTTATAATGATAAAATAGTACCCCTTATTACTTATCCTTTATATGGAATTATTATTGTCTTAAAACCTCTTATTCGTCTTTTTCAAGCTCTTGTTTTTTTTATAGAAAAAAGAAAGGGGAAATACACAGCTACTGAAGAAGATGTTTTGGCTGTATTAAGTCTTGGAAGAAGGTCAGGAATTATTAAGCCTTATGAAGAAGAATCTATTCAAAATATTTTAATGTTAGATAAAAAAACCGTTAAAGATATAATGACTCCTAGAACCGTAATGTTTTGTTTGCCAGCTCATATTACAGTAAAGGAAGCTTTGGAAAAGAAAAAAATTCTACCGCATAGTAGAATTCCTGTTTATGAAAACGATATAGAAGATATTGTAGGAATTGTTTTAAGAAGAGATTTGTTATCTACACTTGCAGAAGATAAACACAACTTGACCTTAGTAGAAATAATGAAACCAGTGCAGTTTGTACCTGAAAGTTTAACTCTGGATAGACTTTTGGTTAGACTTTTAGAAACCAGAATGCATTTATTTATTGTTTTAGATGAATATGGAGGTGTAGCAGGTCTTGTGACTCTTGAAGATGTTTTAGAGGAAATTTTAGGCAAAGAAATTATTGACGAAACGGATGAAGTAGTAGATATGCGTCAGCTAGCCAGAGAAAGAAGGAAAAAAATAATTTCTAAGGAAATAAAATGA